One window of Candidatus Regiella endosymbiont of Tuberolachnus salignus genomic DNA carries:
- a CDS encoding N-acetylmuramoyl-L-alanine amidase, which produces MNINFNTYRSLRRPDKGYNDRIRFLVMHYTAANFSASVNSLTGGAASAHYLVPDPTDPSYIAAGFKDQQIFNLVDEKNRAWHAGVSTWGNRTNLNDSAIGIEIVNQATDVQGVFTFPPFNDRQIEAVKTLSLDILQRYSDISPTHVVGHADIAVGRKSDPGAAFPWKTLFDAGVGAWYDEEIKSAYMEQFTTTPLTQADALIRFKKYGYDTSGAATDSAVYKKLVRAFQLHFRQSRYDGELDTETSAVLAALVKKYFNYPAENPTTAQNTGSVI; this is translated from the coding sequence ATGAATATCAATTTTAACACTTACCGATCATTGAGAAGACCTGACAAAGGTTACAATGACCGCATTCGCTTTCTGGTGATGCATTACACTGCGGCTAATTTTTCAGCTTCCGTAAACAGCTTAACGGGTGGAGCAGCCAGTGCGCACTATCTTGTCCCCGACCCAACGGATCCTTCGTATATCGCTGCCGGTTTTAAGGATCAACAAATTTTTAACCTGGTGGATGAAAAAAACCGTGCTTGGCATGCCGGCGTCAGCACCTGGGGAAATCGCACCAACCTTAACGATAGCGCGATTGGGATCGAGATAGTGAATCAGGCGACGGATGTACAAGGTGTATTCACCTTTCCGCCTTTTAATGACCGCCAAATAGAGGCAGTGAAAACATTATCCTTGGATATTCTCCAACGCTACTCTGACATCTCTCCCACTCACGTGGTTGGTCATGCTGATATTGCGGTGGGACGTAAAAGTGACCCTGGTGCTGCGTTTCCCTGGAAAACACTCTTTGATGCGGGTGTAGGCGCATGGTATGATGAGGAAATAAAATCTGCTTATATGGAGCAGTTCACTACAACCCCATTAACTCAGGCTGACGCGTTGATCCGTTTTAAAAAATACGGTTATGATACCAGTGGCGCCGCGACTGATTCAGCTGTCTATAAAAAACTTGTCCGTGCCTTTCAACTGCATTTTCGTCAAAGCCGCTATGATGGCGAACTCGATACAGAAACGAGTGCTGTATTAGCGGCATTAGTGAAAAAGTATTTCAATTATCCGGCAGAAAACCCAACCACCGCCCAGAATACCGGCAGTGTCATTTAG
- a CDS encoding DUF4255 domain-containing protein: protein MINDLNDTLAALLEQELALKDSGINVVFAAPDTRFFQKITPPLIAIFLYDIRENLALRVSEPFAQQKTAGVDTTSVIRSPVSIDYSYLITAWGSNGSETAPDKDQHDMLSRVLHALLRHPIWPAARLKGQLAAHPLPRAFVAQPGHSHNMAEFWSAMGGHPRAVLHYTVTAPLHAHAPIENIPVVKVVSHQASEKQKRNITWPTNPT from the coding sequence ATGATAAATGACCTCAATGACACACTCGCTGCCTTACTCGAGCAAGAACTCGCGTTGAAAGATTCAGGGATTAACGTTGTCTTTGCCGCGCCTGATACACGCTTTTTTCAAAAAATCACCCCGCCACTGATTGCTATCTTTCTTTATGATATTCGAGAAAATCTGGCGTTAAGGGTGAGTGAGCCTTTTGCCCAGCAAAAAACGGCGGGGGTTGACACCACCTCCGTCATCCGTTCACCGGTTTCTATCGATTATTCGTATCTGATTACGGCCTGGGGCAGCAACGGTAGTGAGACGGCGCCGGATAAAGACCAGCATGACATGCTAAGCCGTGTGCTTCATGCCTTATTACGCCATCCCATCTGGCCTGCTGCACGATTAAAAGGGCAGTTAGCGGCGCATCCTCTGCCGCGCGCCTTTGTCGCACAACCTGGCCATTCACACAATATGGCCGAGTTTTGGAGTGCCATGGGCGGGCACCCCAGAGCAGTACTGCATTACACGGTAACCGCTCCTCTACATGCACACGCCCCGATAGAAAACATCCCCGTGGTGAAAGTGGTCTCGCATCAGGCGAGCGAGAAACAAAAGCGTAACATAACATGGCCTACTAATCCGACTTGA
- a CDS encoding AAA family ATPase: protein MPLSFFSSSFEHLLTELKRMDALIKAYVKQAITTQTHDNPYPGLQVTAQEAQALLNDTVGLPFWHTAYADIDSPLSQFAHERQAIDQAVEQSIKNQISLQLIALQQRFQLTPQEIDILLICLTVEWDARYAVFFAYLHDDVNQKRPTMDLILNLLSQSWSEKGAIRRWLSPTATLRRYALIEINEQNGASSLSRPVNISERITHFLLGQEDLPAALSTIVSIMTPDKSLSALILPDALRDRLDNLLTQHRAELAQAVIYLQGGTGAGKRTLAQALCHALKITLVVVDLPALIKSQSQERVALILREAYLHNAAIYWRGMPSVLQADQQDWRQPIMAASKAYRGLVFMDGEANWPWAQTRVPEKRILTISLPPLTTLQRQDLWQRALPHLDQNTVIDVATRFRFSPRQIFSAAQLAKQVSHGDNPRDLSIDDVFHACKLQTTQALSTLARPCQPSVQCPEIILPLSCRQQLDELLHHVQYATTVYEHWGFARQLTRGKGLSALFSGPPGTGKTLAAEVVAARLKLTLYKIDLSSIVSKYIGETEKNLEQLFLEAEAHQGILFFDEADALFGKRSEVQNAHDRYANRETSYLLQKIEDYPGIVILATNFKHNIDEAFVRRLQFCIDFPFPTAEERLQIWQGIWPKETPLSTDINFSTLATLEIVGGHIKNIALAAAFKAASTPSTPKGAQVTLTHIKAAAQGEFKKIGKIIHPEQWASL, encoded by the coding sequence ATGCCCCTCTCATTCTTTTCAAGCTCGTTTGAGCATTTGCTCACCGAGCTTAAGCGCATGGACGCTTTGATAAAAGCTTATGTAAAACAAGCAATCACAACACAAACGCATGATAATCCCTACCCCGGTTTGCAAGTGACGGCCCAAGAAGCGCAGGCGTTACTTAATGACACTGTGGGGCTGCCTTTTTGGCATACAGCGTATGCCGACATCGATTCTCCTTTGAGTCAATTCGCTCATGAACGCCAGGCGATTGACCAGGCGGTTGAGCAGAGTATTAAAAATCAGATCTCGCTACAGTTAATCGCTTTGCAGCAACGCTTTCAGTTAACACCTCAGGAGATTGACATTTTACTTATCTGTTTGACGGTAGAATGGGATGCCCGCTACGCGGTATTTTTCGCTTATCTGCACGATGATGTTAATCAAAAACGACCCACGATGGATCTGATTTTAAACCTATTAAGCCAAAGTTGGAGCGAAAAAGGGGCTATAAGACGGTGGCTTTCCCCTACTGCAACGCTGAGGCGTTACGCACTGATTGAAATCAACGAGCAAAACGGGGCGTCTTCTCTCAGCCGACCGGTCAATATCAGTGAGCGGATCACTCACTTTCTGCTAGGGCAAGAAGATTTACCGGCGGCGCTCAGCACAATAGTGTCGATTATGACACCCGATAAATCCTTATCGGCGTTAATATTGCCCGATGCCTTGCGTGATCGCCTCGATAACCTGCTCACACAGCACCGTGCTGAGCTTGCGCAGGCAGTGATTTATTTGCAAGGGGGCACTGGCGCGGGTAAACGAACGCTGGCGCAAGCCCTGTGCCATGCGTTAAAGATAACGCTAGTGGTGGTTGATTTACCGGCATTGATAAAAAGTCAATCGCAGGAGCGAGTAGCATTGATCTTACGTGAAGCCTATTTGCACAATGCCGCGATTTACTGGCGTGGCATGCCATCAGTCTTGCAGGCTGATCAACAAGACTGGCGCCAGCCAATCATGGCGGCTTCTAAGGCGTATCGTGGGCTTGTCTTTATGGACGGTGAGGCCAACTGGCCCTGGGCACAAACGAGGGTCCCCGAGAAGAGAATACTGACGATAAGCCTGCCGCCCTTAACCACACTGCAAAGGCAGGACTTATGGCAACGCGCGTTACCCCACCTTGATCAAAACACGGTCATAGACGTAGCGACGCGCTTTCGCTTTTCGCCTCGCCAAATTTTTTCAGCCGCACAGCTGGCTAAACAAGTTAGCCACGGGGATAATCCCCGTGATCTCAGCATCGATGACGTCTTTCATGCCTGCAAGTTACAAACCACACAGGCACTTTCAACCTTGGCACGTCCTTGTCAACCCAGTGTCCAGTGTCCCGAGATAATCTTACCTCTGTCTTGCCGGCAACAACTTGATGAATTGCTCCATCATGTTCAGTACGCCACCACCGTGTATGAACATTGGGGATTTGCTCGTCAGCTCACACGTGGGAAAGGATTAAGCGCGTTATTTTCCGGCCCCCCGGGAACAGGCAAAACCCTGGCGGCCGAAGTTGTCGCCGCTCGCTTGAAATTAACACTGTATAAAATTGATCTCTCCTCGATAGTCAGCAAGTACATTGGTGAAACCGAAAAAAATTTAGAGCAACTCTTTCTAGAAGCCGAAGCCCACCAGGGGATCCTCTTTTTTGATGAAGCGGACGCGTTATTTGGCAAGCGTAGTGAGGTGCAAAACGCCCATGACCGCTATGCGAATAGGGAGACCAGCTATCTCTTACAAAAAATCGAGGACTACCCGGGGATCGTTATTTTAGCCACCAATTTCAAACATAACATCGATGAGGCCTTTGTGCGCCGGTTGCAATTTTGTATCGATTTTCCTTTTCCGACTGCCGAGGAACGCCTGCAGATTTGGCAAGGGATTTGGCCCAAAGAAACCCCCCTTAGCACCGACATTAATTTCTCTACCTTGGCGACCCTTGAGATTGTGGGCGGTCATATTAAAAATATCGCCTTGGCGGCCGCGTTTAAAGCCGCCAGTACTCCCTCCACACCAAAAGGCGCTCAGGTGACCCTGACCCATATTAAAGCAGCGGCGCAAGGTGAGTTTAAAAAAATAGGCAAAATCATCCATCCAGAACAATGGGCTTCCCTATGA
- a CDS encoding transposase: MNNKIKQAKYSLDFKQDAANLVMEKEYTCQQAAASLGVSLSAIRRWVKAEKGTLSRAGSEQASLSLAEREELIRLRKERNNLLMEREILKKAAVFFAKENG; the protein is encoded by the coding sequence ATGAACAATAAAATTAAGCAAGCGAAATACAGTCTGGATTTTAAACAAGACGCCGCAAATTTAGTCATGGAAAAAGAATATACCTGCCAACAGGCGGCAGCCAGTTTGGGTGTTTCGTTAAGTGCGATAAGACGCTGGGTCAAAGCTGAAAAGGGAACCCTATCCCGCGCAGGCTCTGAGCAAGCGAGTCTGAGTCTGGCCGAGCGTGAAGAATTAATTCGCCTGCGCAAAGAGCGCAATAACTTATTGATGGAGCGTGAAATTTTAAAAAAAGCGGCGGTCTTCTTTGCGAAAGAAAACGGATAA
- a CDS encoding contractile injection system tape measure protein, with amino-acid sequence MPTHLIQCQTWIVHLSSQQPSWAIKNTLSQWARVQLPPILAKICDEQIEANQWYSLDKVELDLGVITLPAEPQQVIEQIATAFSQALAEQLQNFRPAAIMKRDENAQALRTLDYFIKTGTRPWWVSKDTVALTQCLLRLIDRTPARLREKLCHYLAQAATLQRLIAQCSDDQLLALSRLLAQNDHVELWCQQISAPLHRAFTREQFAAMALRSAYWQAILITSEMMSRVKIDKTAFYKHVLLHLATHCQLNYHYLLVRLFTTLKAQEKIADPWPILLPEQHGSPSTREKNDVNAFINEAIYEQLLTQLQILRAFCTAKNKQPSLSYTHTPMLDIARQTGLISKVDRLVDIIMANKKRFSEHPQTREVELNRFRAYLNKIIPQLGIPSSETLAHLPYHRLVTLQQTLKELDTFSLMRKHHVFIRSIMEQIKPNVSNQVTLRHQEGKIATLIPLLRQLLSRLQQEITKAEHQSTSSKRVDKVQHERLLQGTRPTPSITVADCGIGQSEQCQKSQIASLIPHSEKASLNDLKEKVTKLRKHYGRLYRQYQALLTLTGQTATVKAAKHDVANLILSTPSLQPVTAMINTLSVVLKKQQQAHQAALMLTKTISQSLLLAREADIDQHEDIYVDNAGLALLGIYLKPFFTTAHLLQGDHFIDHLAARRAALLLQYLMTSQSICFEETLTFNKLLCGLNLQVPIERTIEVNVAEQAACDQLFAQVKTQWPVMTHLSNSYLIQHFLMRQGVIRNHPYHWQLQIERTSHDVLMKGITWPINLIQLPWLDKPIQVDW; translated from the coding sequence ATGCCAACGCACCTTATACAATGCCAAACCTGGATAGTGCACTTGTCCTCACAGCAGCCAAGCTGGGCGATAAAAAATACCCTCAGTCAATGGGCACGCGTACAGCTGCCGCCGATCTTGGCAAAGATTTGTGATGAGCAGATTGAAGCTAATCAGTGGTATTCACTGGATAAAGTGGAACTGGATTTAGGGGTCATTACATTACCTGCTGAGCCACAACAGGTTATTGAGCAGATCGCTACGGCCTTTTCCCAGGCATTAGCTGAGCAATTACAGAACTTTAGGCCAGCGGCGATCATGAAGCGCGATGAAAATGCACAAGCGCTCCGTACGTTAGATTATTTTATTAAAACGGGCACGCGACCTTGGTGGGTTTCCAAAGACACCGTGGCACTGACTCAATGCTTGCTTCGGTTAATTGACCGTACCCCCGCACGGCTTAGAGAAAAATTATGTCACTATCTCGCGCAAGCCGCCACTTTACAGCGCCTCATTGCACAGTGTTCTGATGATCAGCTATTAGCCCTCAGTCGACTATTAGCCCAAAACGATCATGTGGAGCTGTGGTGTCAACAAATCAGTGCCCCTTTACACCGTGCTTTTACCCGAGAACAGTTTGCTGCCATGGCATTAAGAAGCGCTTATTGGCAAGCCATATTAATCACCAGTGAGATGATGAGCCGTGTAAAAATCGATAAGACAGCTTTTTATAAGCACGTCCTGCTACACCTGGCCACCCATTGTCAGCTCAATTATCATTACCTTTTGGTGAGGCTGTTCACCACGCTCAAGGCGCAAGAAAAAATTGCCGACCCCTGGCCGATACTGTTACCTGAGCAGCATGGCAGTCCATCAACACGGGAAAAAAATGATGTAAACGCTTTTATAAATGAGGCTATTTATGAACAACTGCTCACCCAATTACAAATACTGAGAGCTTTTTGTACAGCCAAAAACAAGCAACCATCTCTCTCTTATACTCACACGCCAATGCTTGATATTGCTCGCCAAACAGGGCTGATAAGCAAGGTGGATCGCCTTGTCGACATCATCATGGCGAATAAAAAAAGATTTTCTGAACATCCTCAGACGCGAGAAGTGGAACTCAATCGCTTTAGGGCGTATTTAAACAAAATAATCCCTCAATTAGGGATCCCTTCATCTGAAACGTTGGCGCATCTGCCTTATCACCGCCTGGTGACGTTGCAACAAACGCTGAAGGAACTTGACACTTTTTCACTCATGCGAAAACATCACGTTTTTATTCGTAGCATCATGGAACAGATAAAGCCAAATGTGTCAAATCAAGTCACACTCAGGCATCAAGAGGGTAAAATCGCGACGCTTATCCCGCTGTTAAGGCAATTATTAAGCCGATTACAGCAAGAAATCACGAAAGCCGAACACCAATCCACGTCGAGTAAACGCGTTGACAAGGTTCAGCATGAACGCCTGTTACAGGGAACACGGCCAACCCCGTCGATAACAGTCGCCGATTGTGGAATCGGTCAATCTGAGCAATGCCAAAAGAGTCAGATAGCCTCGTTGATCCCTCACAGCGAGAAAGCGTCGTTAAATGATTTAAAAGAGAAAGTGACAAAGTTGCGTAAACACTATGGACGCTTATATCGGCAATACCAAGCACTATTAACATTGACGGGGCAAACCGCTACAGTGAAAGCGGCTAAGCACGACGTTGCCAACCTTATTTTGAGTACACCGTCCTTGCAACCTGTCACTGCGATGATCAATACGCTCTCTGTGGTGCTAAAAAAACAGCAGCAAGCACATCAAGCGGCGTTAATGCTCACTAAAACAATAAGCCAATCACTTTTACTGGCAAGAGAAGCGGATATAGATCAACATGAAGATATTTACGTTGATAATGCAGGGCTAGCGCTTTTAGGGATTTATTTAAAACCCTTTTTCACCACGGCGCACTTACTGCAAGGAGATCACTTTATTGATCACCTTGCAGCGCGGCGAGCCGCGTTGCTATTACAATACCTGATGACCTCACAGTCGATATGCTTTGAAGAAACCTTGACGTTTAATAAACTCCTTTGTGGTCTGAATTTACAAGTACCGATTGAGCGCACCATTGAAGTCAATGTCGCGGAGCAGGCGGCATGTGATCAGCTCTTTGCGCAGGTCAAAACCCAATGGCCGGTGATGACGCACCTATCAAACTCCTATTTGATTCAGCATTTTCTTATGCGCCAGGGGGTGATACGAAATCACCCCTATCACTGGCAATTACAAATAGAGCGTACGTCCCACGATGTGTTGATGAAAGGGATCACCTGGCCTATCAACCTCATTCAATTACCCTGGCTTGACAAACCTATACAAGTGGATTGGTAA
- a CDS encoding DUF4157 domain-containing protein: MATNEHKTFQQATAHKQPRFPRAANRMQHASSPAFHPTIPLQFQRNPQNVLAAQSLIGNRAVVQLLRQQPSRDTQTTNNTRLPEPLKTNMESLSGIDLSEVQVHYHSEKPAQLQALAYAQAEHIYLGAGQERHLPHEAWHVVQQKQGRVKPTLQMKNGISVNDNPALEKEATQWGEKAIQRKYDATAPCPFKKVTKESQAVQCVTGKNPKSVTVKNNDDPLEVKIKQTEFLKEGTILYKCTRFEDYSVDKALQGDINNIRGLAKDKPKKGDRDWVGQYFALDKEIAKGYGAEYLEDSEGTGTVYLQVATVKKNIPLLIMENNEYGSGDITGRAKANLMKEYLNLYPNEPLIHTLSDFNYALQFPHDQEGGKEVIMTRDLLKNLLFKEPVTIKYKNYSLKD, from the coding sequence ATGGCAACGAATGAACATAAAACTTTTCAACAGGCGACTGCGCATAAACAGCCGCGCTTCCCACGAGCAGCCAATCGAATGCAGCATGCCTCTTCCCCTGCATTTCATCCCACTATTCCCTTGCAATTCCAGCGGAACCCACAGAACGTATTAGCGGCACAAAGCCTGATAGGTAATCGTGCTGTTGTACAGTTATTGCGCCAACAGCCGAGCCGAGACACGCAAACCACCAACAACACGCGTTTACCGGAGCCACTGAAAACCAATATGGAATCCCTCTCCGGCATCGATTTGAGTGAGGTGCAGGTACATTATCACTCGGAAAAACCTGCACAACTCCAGGCATTAGCCTATGCGCAAGCAGAGCACATCTATCTAGGGGCTGGACAAGAACGGCATTTGCCGCATGAGGCCTGGCATGTGGTGCAACAAAAGCAAGGGAGAGTGAAACCGACACTACAGATGAAAAATGGTATTTCTGTTAATGATAATCCTGCTTTGGAAAAAGAAGCAACACAGTGGGGGGAAAAAGCAATTCAGCGAAAATATGACGCTACTGCGCCATGTCCATTCAAGAAAGTCACAAAAGAATCTCAGGCAGTACAATGCGTAACAGGAAAAAATCCGAAATCAGTAACTGTGAAAAATAACGATGATCCACTTGAGGTTAAAATTAAACAGACTGAATTTCTCAAAGAAGGCACAATATTGTATAAATGTACAAGATTTGAAGATTATAGTGTTGATAAGGCACTTCAAGGAGACATCAACAATATCCGAGGATTGGCTAAAGACAAACCAAAGAAAGGCGATAGGGATTGGGTTGGTCAATATTTTGCGCTCGATAAGGAAATAGCTAAAGGGTACGGTGCGGAATATCTGGAGGACTCGGAAGGAACTGGAACAGTTTACCTACAAGTTGCAACAGTGAAAAAAAACATCCCTCTTCTTATTATGGAAAATAATGAGTATGGATCTGGAGATATCACCGGGAGAGCAAAAGCAAATCTAATGAAAGAATATTTGAATCTTTATCCAAATGAGCCACTGATACACACACTCAGTGACTTTAATTATGCCCTTCAATTTCCTCATGATCAGGAAGGAGGTAAAGAAGTGATCATGACTAGAGATTTATTGAAAAATCTGTTATTTAAAGAACCCGTGACGATAAAATATAAAAACTATTCTCTAAAGGATTGA
- a CDS encoding MerR family transcriptional regulator, with translation MGKSLNQLVRDYLEQLAGSACRNQQWTQFEARCLQSSAKLDGWQFNRDEANER, from the coding sequence ATGGGTAAAAGCCTTAACCAGCTTGTACGTGACTACCTGGAACAGTTAGCAGGTAGCGCCTGCCGTAATCAGCAATGGACACAGTTTGAGGCTCGCTGTTTGCAGTCATCCGCCAAGCTTGATGGTTGGCAATTTAATCGCGACGAAGCCAATGAGCGTTAA
- a CDS encoding ISAs1 family transposase, giving the protein MSICSVCSGAETWGQIITWSETHQAWLNNYVDMSQGIPSYSTIRRLFMLIKPADFQLLLRGIVDSHHPVRKPEDHVAIDGKTLRGSHCHAKIVTAMQMVSAFSVENRLTLGEVKTNSKSNEITAIPVLLALLELEGATVSIDAIGCNDTVINAILAQDAHYIVGLKRNQPSLYQAVLNYASEKGNKINNLVSDSFDDGHGRCIRRRYFTFALPDSICAKGPAKLKTCVAVESIVSQQHSPKVNANWRYYITDHDASHPGLPGYVRKHWEIESYHWLLDVHLNDDNDKKYEENSAENFARMRRFLLNLVNSKPQKGKKESVRTRLKRISWDREALVELLFG; this is encoded by the coding sequence ATGTCTATCTGCTCAGTCTGCTCCGGCGCAGAAACATGGGGGCAAATCATTACCTGGTCAGAGACGCACCAGGCTTGGCTAAACAATTATGTTGATATGTCACAGGGTATCCCGAGTTATAGCACCATTCGCCGTCTCTTTATGCTAATAAAACCTGCTGACTTTCAGTTATTGCTGCGAGGCATCGTAGACAGTCATCACCCCGTCAGGAAACCTGAAGATCACGTCGCTATCGATGGAAAAACTCTTCGAGGCAGTCATTGTCATGCCAAAATCGTCACTGCGATGCAGATGGTGAGTGCTTTTAGCGTCGAAAATCGTCTGACGCTAGGTGAAGTAAAAACCAACAGCAAATCCAATGAAATCACAGCTATTCCTGTACTGCTTGCGCTATTGGAGTTAGAAGGAGCGACCGTGTCAATCGATGCTATCGGATGCAATGACACCGTTATTAACGCCATTCTGGCACAGGATGCGCATTATATTGTCGGTCTAAAAAGAAATCAGCCTTCGCTGTATCAAGCCGTGCTCAACTATGCCAGTGAAAAGGGAAATAAAATTAACAACCTTGTCTCGGACAGTTTCGATGACGGGCATGGCCGGTGTATCAGGCGACGGTATTTCACCTTTGCCCTACCAGATAGCATTTGTGCCAAGGGACCCGCTAAACTGAAAACTTGTGTGGCCGTTGAAAGCATCGTTTCACAGCAGCACAGCCCTAAGGTAAACGCCAACTGGCGTTATTACATTACCGATCATGATGCAAGCCACCCAGGGTTGCCGGGTTATGTCCGTAAACATTGGGAGATTGAAAGTTACCACTGGCTACTAGATGTCCATCTCAATGACGATAACGACAAAAAATACGAAGAGAACTCGGCGGAGAATTTTGCCAGGATGAGGCGCTTTCTTCTGAACCTGGTGAATTCTAAGCCCCAAAAAGGAAAAAAGGAAAGCGTCAGAACCAGGCTGAAGAGGATTAGCTGGGACAGAGAGGCGCTTGTCGAATTACTTTTTGGTTAA
- a CDS encoding IS3 family transposase, giving the protein MREQKKTYPVRLLCRVMKVSRSAFYEWKRKSPQVTSPAMMALERTTVRIFNEHKQTLGSRRLKLKLNLAGFQVGRFKTRRLMASLSLIARYPKRYRVTTDSQHNHTIAPNLLDRQFTVNTPNKVWTTDITYIRTYQGWQYLAIVMDLYSRQIVGWTLAAHMRTELCLAALQMAYWRRKPNKGLIHHSDRGSQYTCREYGQHLSVRGMQASHSRKGQCWDNAPTERFFRSLKYEYLHYEVLKGHHDANLSVLDYLAYYNSKRPHSVLGYLSPMEFERIPLIKVS; this is encoded by the coding sequence ATTCGTGAGCAAAAGAAGACCTATCCAGTGCGCTTGTTATGTCGTGTGATGAAGGTCAGTCGCAGTGCTTTTTATGAATGGAAAAGAAAGTCCCCTCAGGTAACCTCTCCAGCCATGATGGCATTGGAGCGGACGACGGTTAGAATATTTAATGAGCATAAACAAACACTGGGTTCACGCAGGTTGAAACTGAAATTAAATCTGGCAGGCTTTCAGGTCGGTCGCTTTAAAACACGTCGTTTAATGGCTTCGCTATCATTAATCGCCCGTTATCCGAAGCGTTACCGGGTGACAACAGACAGTCAGCATAACCACACGATTGCCCCCAATCTGCTGGATCGGCAATTTACCGTGAACACACCCAATAAGGTGTGGACAACTGATATCACCTACATCCGTACCTATCAGGGTTGGCAGTATCTCGCTATCGTAATGGATTTATACTCACGCCAAATAGTTGGCTGGACCCTGGCAGCGCATATGCGGACTGAGCTCTGTTTAGCGGCTCTACAAATGGCGTATTGGCGTAGAAAACCCAATAAGGGGCTAATTCACCACTCAGATAGAGGCAGTCAGTACACCTGTCGTGAATACGGGCAGCATCTGTCGGTTAGGGGCATGCAGGCAAGCCACAGTAGAAAAGGCCAGTGCTGGGATAATGCCCCCACAGAGCGCTTCTTCCGCAGTCTGAAATATGAATATTTGCACTACGAAGTGCTGAAGGGGCACCATGATGCCAACCTAAGTGTGTTGGACTATTTGGCTTATTACAATAGTAAACGTCCCCACAGTGTACTGGGATATCTTTCTCCCATGGAGTTTGAGCGAATACCATTAATCAAGGTGTCTTAA
- the traV gene encoding type IV conjugative transfer system lipoprotein TraV yields MKHFFLLAVGGSILLLTGCAGVSGDFECDATTRDRCMTMEQANQKARQQEKTSKGKQAVASLPGLVNLSPSASDAAPAVLPSRQQTEMLTATVLPPITASPLLAAPQCPAHRCHLKKKMRAQRTTEKIAHLWIAPWIDAEGALHQPGKISFVVGSAHWQLPQAMD; encoded by the coding sequence ATGAAGCATTTTTTTTTACTCGCTGTGGGGGGCAGTATTTTGCTACTGACAGGCTGTGCGGGGGTCAGTGGTGATTTTGAGTGTGATGCCACCACGCGCGATCGTTGTATGACGATGGAGCAAGCCAATCAAAAAGCACGTCAGCAGGAAAAAACCAGCAAGGGAAAACAAGCGGTGGCCAGCCTGCCTGGCCTGGTTAACCTGTCACCATCGGCTTCTGATGCGGCACCTGCTGTATTACCATCGCGTCAACAAACGGAGATGTTAACCGCTACGGTATTACCTCCAATAACAGCCTCCCCCCTTTTAGCCGCACCACAGTGTCCAGCACATCGCTGTCATCTCAAGAAAAAAATGCGTGCCCAACGTACCACAGAGAAGATAGCGCACCTCTGGATTGCCCCGTGGATCGACGCAGAGGGAGCATTGCACCAACCGGGCAAGATTTCGTTTGTCGTCGGCTCTGCTCACTGGCAGTTACCACAGGCAATGGATTAA
- the traM gene encoding conjugal transfer relaxosome DNA-binding protein TraM, which produces MPKLQVFINKTILEKINTIVFNKRNDGAKKHEVNTSNTTSMLIELGLKVYELQQRKTESNFNQTELNKVMLENMVKTNFICQKLLGMNSFMSEIQKNEKFNFQLMAKTIRNDTAEVVNKLFPTDGENT; this is translated from the coding sequence ATGCCAAAACTTCAGGTTTTTATCAATAAGACTATTTTAGAAAAAATAAACACGATTGTTTTTAATAAACGTAACGATGGAGCAAAAAAACATGAAGTTAATACGTCTAATACAACTTCCATGCTCATAGAGTTAGGTTTAAAAGTCTATGAATTGCAGCAGAGAAAAACGGAAAGTAACTTTAATCAAACAGAGTTGAACAAAGTCATGTTAGAGAATATGGTAAAAACAAATTTTATTTGTCAGAAGTTATTAGGTATGAATTCATTTATGTCTGAAATACAAAAAAATGAAAAATTTAATTTCCAACTAATGGCTAAAACGATACGTAATGATACAGCTGAAGTTGTTAATAAATTATTCCCAACAGATGGAGAAAATACTTAA